In Torulaspora globosa chromosome 1, complete sequence, a genomic segment contains:
- the CDC39 gene encoding CCR4-NOT core subunit CDC39 (ancestral locus Anc_6.373) — protein sequence MQAARTESSSERKQEKEAVQIVISQISLLLTALTEDKYQEISKKIGFLLDKSPFAVYIKYWRKLLVLCSRDIKQEHFLTPQKNLFHRLLLELFEQLPEKDSETREVLNQEIFNNIAFLDQCGLTVEHITALFRERTDILEQLNPQITLDKLRSLKEIRMNNSKYLQNFLLQSSPDTLGSNLTDLLQSLEGESLNDMVALMLSEILSPGSQRIQANLHESWFTPNGIADATARGQSVNKSFDRLAGNAINWNRVFNLMSTKYFLTTIIKPTIASLSCLLACLEKGPLIDQFFECDWDLNFKLELAFILHKWATEQGCFDILAVEGTKKVTDQIPNTKNSLLFLTSIASLDLELFLLRDELANNSMLPYYQECFFEDFSKVPELLAFALITNMKHFHLLVERRTIINEIMVTLLVQIAERSLDYLGPVVRALPENARIVEAARIMISKENLPIAELVKILAAEDKLDNLIEELSFGEALKIIPCARKAGWLGFENFMQKKLNSSNASLVVDMLETQAKMSEVATPFDASQRLDLSGLHLLITMLTKCSLNDSDLERFESVQFSLIIARPRLINFGFGHDQAILSNGDEAPISPDVEKEMQNYLQKMYSGELAIKDIIDILRKLRDSQNSRDQDVFACMTHAVIAESSFFRDYPLDALATTSVLFGSMILFQLLRGFVLDVAFRIILDFAKEGPESKMFKFAVQAIYAFKFRLADYPNYCRDLLEKVPGLQSQPQVYQSVVDAALAGEKLQASGQESNRSAAETIPLKYFTLEEPPAHVLQENPPKEITEKVLFVVNNITMDNFETKISDLKSVLSPNYFSWFSNYLVNQRAKTEPNYHKLYSRILLSLNSELLHEFMVAVTCKQLHSFLSTKDTQLIDKNHLKNMSMWLGCITLAVNRPIRHRTIAFRELLLDAYHEKRLNIVVPFVAKVLQNAADSRIFRPPNPWTLGIVKILLELNNKANWKLSLTFEVEVLMKSLGLDPKDVSPSNLINVNNIADELAGNLNNLTVEQRNSEQQRQMATMQQYQQQLLLSQQRQRRVISGGVLPPSEHAPVGLENVTAGDSNFSNINGSTIFATHPDLTRVFQMAMAKSVREVLLPAVDKASSIAVVTTMKIVLKDFATEADEMKLQAAAVGMVRHLSQSLARTTAIEPLKDVIRSTTQSLAPNLMNMQNSFVEELNTAMNDNLGIALAIIEKAAMDKATQDVSEQLLQPMAIRRYHKERRAGQPFLTQNTNPYSLTLPEPLGLKSSGVTPQQFSIYEKQGEYASTFESTPGVNVPIQSQATRQQILLQQQQMRTQQQQQQQQQQQQQQQQQQQQQQQQQQQQQQQHPPQPVQAKLLPGQNQIPIQNPQAMGIQSELEQNHRVLVHLMDGLVVQIKENADKKSMKDLGEQNSIKAIIFQILTFIARSSQKDQLALKVSQAVVNSLFATSESPLCREVLSMLLEKLCSLSIVARKDVVWWLVYALDSRKFNVSVIRSLLDVKLIDANELDNVLVTTMENKMENSVNFAMELIRGTVMSTSPILMRMDFIHTLAYLGTLEDASVKSFMTEYETRVILPVEVGTKVSNREKYFLVFTEWVKLLQRVECNDIATFVFIKQMKQKGVISNTDNLIGFITAALELSVLSFKESDPTGEVFTAIDALAKIITKLLVVQDFEDVSRADYLNIIFSVIALVFSKDHEQENATFNERPHFRLLSNLLYEWETLRGHKFVKVRNVQARKELLDFDAHFYNIFSTYLQSVQPIAFPGFSFAWVTLISHRMFLPTMLRLPNKGGWKNLMLLLIDLLKFLDKYTDKNEVSNAISVVYKGALRVFLGISNDMPEFLIENHLELMNNLPPTYLQLKNVILSAIPKKMMLPNPYSSSLSLDEVNECKQPPKVFYDPISESSTLRKPVDNYLRIPSNSLLKSILAATQRTEYDMKNGLGYTYLSVDVKTVRAIVLHVGIEAGQECQTVSFNAVFNTKSAYYTLLFNLVQEGSVELKYHIIQAMVEQLRYPNVHTSWFIFALRKMFVSEQWDDQLVEVQELILRNLLERIVVNRPHTWGISVMFTQLIKSPEVNLVELEFVKNIPEIATLLEPLYRYISPSTQTDNRNEEKLSTATANAVDAKV from the coding sequence ATGCAAGCAGCAAGAACAGAATCATCTAGCGAAAGgaagcaggaaaaagagGCCGTTCAGATCGTCATTTCACAGATTAGTTTATTGCTTACCGCGCTCACGGAGGACAAATACCAGGAAATCAGTAAGAAGATCGGTTTTCTACTCGATAAGTCTCCATTTGCCGTTTATATCAAGTACTGGAGGAAGTTGCTAGTGCTTTGCTCACGAGATATTAAGCAGGAACATTTTTTAACACCACAGAAAAACCTATTCCACAGGTTACTCTTGGAGCTTTTCGAACAGCTGCCTGAGAAGGATTCAGAAACAAGAGAAGTTCTTAATCAggaaatcttcaacaacATTGCATTTTTAGACCAGTGTGGACTGACAGTAGAGCATATAACCGCACTTTtcagagaaagaactgaCATTTTAGAGCAGCTAAACCCTCAGATCACATTAGATAAGCTCcgctctttgaaagaaatcagGATGAATAACAGCAAATATCTGCAGAATTTTCTTTTGCAGTCTTCGCCGGACACTTTGGGGTCTAATTTAACAGACTTACTTCAGTCTTTGGAGGGCGAGAGCTTAAACGACATGGTAGCGCTCATGTTATCAGAGATATTGTCGCCTGGTTCTCAAAGAATACAAGCAAACCTCCACGAGAGTTGGTTCACACCAAATGGGATAGCTGATGCAACCGCGCGAGGTCAGTCTGTTAATAAATCTTTTGATAGGTTAGCGGGGAATGCTATAAACTGGAATCGGGTCTTCAATCTAATGTCCACCAAGTATTTTCTAACAACCATAATAAAGCCCACAATAGCTTCCCTCAGCTGCTTACTTGCATGCCTAGAAAAGGGCCCTCTTATAgatcaattcttcgaatGTGATTGGgatttgaatttcaagctaGAACTGGCATTCATTTTACACAAGTGGGCCACGGAGCAGGGTTGTTTCGATATTTTAGCCGTGGAAGGTACTAAGAAAGTAACGGATCAGATACCTAACACGAAAAACTCATTATTATTCCTAACATCCATTGCTTCGCTAGATTTGGAACTATTCCTGCTGAGGGATGAATTAGCTAATAACTCTATGCTTCCCTATTACCAGGAATGTTTCTTCGAGGACTTTAGCAAAGTTCCTGAGTTGTTAGCCTTCGCCTTAATTACTAACATGAAGCATTTCCATTTGTTGGTcgaaagaagaacaataaTTAACGAAATAATGGTGACTTTGCTGGTACAGATCGCTGAAAGATCCCTTGACTACCTAGGCCCCGTCGTGAGAGCTCTACCAGAGAACGCGCGGATCGTGGAAGCTGCGAGAATTATGATAAGCAAAGAGAATTTACCGATTGCAGAGCTTGTGAAAATTTTGGCCGCAGAGGATAAGCTGGATAACTTGATAGAGGAGTTGTCCTTTGGAGAAGCTCTGAAAATCATACCTTGTGCCAGAAAAGCGGGATGGCTAGGTTTTGAAAATTTTATGCAGAAAAAGCTCAATAGCAGCAATGCGTCACTAGTAGTGGACATGCTAGAAACGCAAGCCAAGATGAGCGAAGTAGCAACACCGTTTGATGCTTCCCAAAGATTAGATTTGTCTGGTCTTCATCTACTCATCACAATGCTCACTAAATGTTCTTTGAACGATAGTGATCTAGAGCGCTTTGAATCAGTACAATTCTCTTTGATTATCGCTCGGCCGCGCCTGATCAACTTTGGTTTCGGTCACGATCAAGCAATTCTAAGCAATGGAGATGAAGCCCCAATATCTCCTGATGTAGAGAAGGAGATGCAGAATTATTTGCAAAAAATGTACAGTGGCGAATTGGCAATTAAAGATATTATTGATATCTTGAGGAAGCTAAGAGACAGTCAGAACAGCAGGGACCAAGATGTCTTTGCCTGTATGACTCATGCTGTCATTGCAGAATCGAGCTTTTTTAGGGATTATCCTCTTGATGCCCTCGCTACCACATCTGTTCTTTTTGGTTCAATGATCTTATTTCAGCTGCTGCGGGGGTTTGTGTTGGATGTTGCATTTAGAATTATCTTGGATTTTGCGAAAGAGGGCCCTGAATCTAAGATGTTTAAATTCGCTGTTCAAGCAATTTATGCATTCAAGTTTAGGCTGGCAGATTATCCAAATTATTGCAGGGATCTACTCGAAAAAGTTCCTGGTTTACAGTCTCAGCCTCAAGTTTATCAATCTGTCGTAGATGCAGCGTTGGCTGGAGAAAAGTTACAGGCCAGTGGTCAAGAAAGTAACAGAAGTGCAGCAGAAACAATTCCATTGAAGTATTTCACTTTAGAAGAGCCACCTGCGCATGTGCTGCAAGAAAACCCTCCTAAGGAAATCACGGAAAAGGTTTTATTCGTTGTCAATAATATCACGATGGATAATTTCGAAACAAAGATATCGGACTTGAAATCGGTTTTATCTCCAAACTATTTCTCCTGGTTTTCAAACTATCTCGTGAACCAAAGGGCGAAAACAGAACCAAACTACCATAAGCTCTATAGCAGGATCCTGTTATCTTTGAATTCCGAACTACTGCATGAGTTCATGGTAGCTGTAACATGCAAACAGCTGCATTCTTTCCTTTCAACTAAGGATACACAACTTATAGATAAGaatcatttgaaaaacATGTCAATGTGGCTCGGCTGTATCACCCTGGCGGTAAATAGGCCCATCAGACATCGAACTATTGCTTTCAGAGAGCTGCTTTTGGACGCCTATCATGAAAAGCGATTGAACATCGTTGTACCCTTTGTTGCAAAAGTACTGCAGAATGCAGCGGACTCTAGGATATTCAGACCGCCAAACCCGTGGACCTTGGGTATCGTGAAAATACTTCTCGAGCTAAATAACAAGGCGAATTGGAAACTTAGCCTAACTTTTGAGGTTGAAGTGCTGATGAAATCACTCGGCCTAGATCCTAAAGACGTTTCTCCATCCAATCTAATAAACGTGAATAATATTGCAGATGAATTAGCTGGTAACTTGAATAATCTGACTGTTGAACAAAGGAATTCTGAGCAGCAAAGGCAAATGGCTACTATGCAGCAATACCAACAGCAGTTGTTACTTTCCCAGCAAAGGCAACGAAGAGTTATTTCTGGTGGAGTACTTCCTCCTTCGGAACACGCGCCTGTGGGACTTGAAAACGTCACTGCTGGCGATagcaatttcagcaatATCAATGGTTCAACGATCTTCGCTACTCACCCAGATCTGACGCGAGTTTTTCAAATGGCTATGGCGAAGTCTGTTCGTGAAGTGCTTTTGCCAGCTGTAGATAAAGCGTCAAGCATCGCTGTTgtgacgacgatgaagatagTCCTCAAGGATTTTGCAACGGAAGCGGATGAAATGAAACTTCAGGCTGCTGCGGTAGGAATGGTTAGACATCTATCTCAAAGTCTAGCCCGCACGACTGCAATCGAGCCATTAAAGGATGTCATTAGATCAACAACTCAATCTTTGGCCCCTAATCTGATGAACATGCAGAATTCTTTTGTGGAGGAATTGAATACCGCTATGAACGATAACCTGGGTATTGCCTTGGCCATAATCGAGAAGGCGGCAATGGACAAAGCTACTCAAGATGTAAGTGAACAGTTACTGCAGCCAATGGCAATTCGTCGCTACCATAAGGAGAGAAGAGCAGGCCAACCGTTTTTGACCCAAAATACGAATCCATATTCGCTGACGTTACCAGAACCGTTAGGTCTCAAAAGCTCAGGCGTTACTCCCCAGCAATTCAGTATCTATGAAAAGCAAGGAGAATATGCATCGACTTTTGAAAGCACACCAGGCGTCAATGTCCCCATTCAAAGCCAAGCGACTCGCCAACAGATTTTacttcagcagcaacagatGCGTactcaacagcaacaacaacagcagcagcaacaacagcagcaacaacagcagcaacaacaacagcagcaacagcagcaacagcaacaacagcaacaacatcCTCCCCAGCCGGTTCAAGCTAAACTCCTACCAGGTCAGAACCAAATTCCAATTCAAAATCCACAGGCCATGGGAATCCAAAGCGAGCTAGAGCAGAACCATCGAGTTCTAGTTCATTTGATGGACGGTTTAGTTGTACAGATCAAGGAGAATGCCGACAAGAAAAGTATGAAGGATCTGGGAGAACAGAACTCAATTAAGGCCATCATATTCCAGATTCTTACCTTCATAGCTCGAAGTTCTCAAAAGGATCAATTGGCGTTGAAAGTATCGCAAGCGGTTGTCAACAGTTTATTTGCAACTAGTGAAAGCCCATTGTGCAGAGAGGTTTTATCCATGCTATTGGAGAAACTATGCTCGCTTTCGATCGTAGCGAGAAAGGACGTTGTGTGGTGGCTGGTTTATGCTCTGGATAGCCGAAAATTTAACGTTTCTGTTATTCGATCGTTGCTTGACGTCAAATTGATTGATGCCAATGAATTGGATAATGTTCTTGTGACTACAATGGAGAACAAAATGGAAAATTCTGTGAATTTTGCGATGGAGTTGATACGAGGTACCGTCATGTCGACATCTCCAATTTTGATGCGAATGGATTTTATCCACACTCTGGCATACTTAGGTACGCTTGAGGACGCTAGCGTCAAGTCATTTATGACAGAGTATGAAACTCGAGTGATATTACCGGTTGAAGTAGGAACCAAGGTTTCGAACAGGGAAAAGTACTTTTTGGTTTTCACTGAGTGGGTAAAGCTTCTACAGAGAGTTGAATGCAATGATATCGCTACATTTGTTTTCATTAAACAAATGAAACAAAAAGGTGTAATTTCCAACACGGATAATCTGATCGGCTTTATCACTGCTGCATTAGAGCTCTCTGTTTTGTCATTCAAGGAAAGTGACCCCACTGGCGAGGTGTTTACTGCCATTGACGCTTTAGCAAAGATAATCACTAAACTACTTGTGGTGCAAGATTTCGAGGATGTGTCTCGAGCGGACTATTTGAATATCATCTTCTCCGTCATCGCGCTTGTGTTCTCCAAAGACCACGAGCAAGAAAATGCGACTTTCAACGAAAGACCGCATTTCAGATTACTTTCGAACCTTTTGTATGAATGGGAAACTCTCAGAGGCCATAAATTCGTCAAGGTCCGCAACGTTCAAGCACGTAAGGAATTGCTGGACTTTGATGCCCATTTTTACAACATTTTCTCAACATACTTACAATCAGTTCAACCAATTGCCTTCCCCggcttctcttttgcaTGGGTCACGCTCATATCGCACAGAATGTTCTTACCAACAATGTTAAGGCTGCCAAACAAGGGTGGTTGGAAAAACCTGATGCTACTGCTAATCGACCTTCTGAAGTTCCTGGATAAATACACGGACAAGAATGAAGTGTCTAATGCCATTTCCGTGGTCTACAAAGGCGCTCTTCGCGTCTTCCTAGGAATTTCCAATGACATGCCTGAATTTCTAATCGAAAACCACTTGGAGTTGATGAATAATCTTCCTCCCACTTACCTGCAGCTGAAGAATGTGATCCTATCGGCAATACCCAAAAAGATGATGCTACCAAATCCGTATAGCTCATCATTATCCTTGGATGAGGTTAACGAATGTAAGCAGCCTCCTAAGGTCTTTTACGATCCAATCTCCGAATCCAGTACATTGAGGAAGCCTGTGGATAACTACCTCCGTATTCCTTCAAACTCCCTGCTGAAAAGCATTCTGGCTGCTACTCAGAGAACAGAATACGATATGAAGAATGGGCTCGGCTATACGTACCTCTCTGTTGACGTGAAAACGGTTCGCGCCATTGTGCTTCATGTCGGCATCGAAGCAGGCCAGGAATGTCAAACGGTATCATTCAATGCTGTTTTCAACACCAAGTCTGCTTACTATACGCTTCTATTCAATTTAGTACAGGAAGGATCTGTCGAGCTCAAGTATCACATCATACAGGCAATGGTCGAGCAACTCAGATACCCCAATGTTCACACGTCCTGGTTCATTTTTGCATTGAGAAAGATGTTTGTTTCCGAGCAGTGGGATGATCAGCTAGTCGAGGTCCAAGAGCTCATCCTGCGCAATCTGCTCGAAAGAATCGTCGTCAACAGACCTCATACCTGGGGTATATCTGTAATGTTTACGCAGCTGATCAAGAGTCCCGAAGTGAACCTAGTTGAATTGGAATTCGTGAAGAATATACCCGAGATAGCCACCCTTTTGGAACCTCTTTACAGATACATTTCGCCCAGCACGCAGACAGACAACCGGAACGAGGAGAAATTATCTACTGCTACTGCAAATGCGGTGGATGCTAAAGTATGA
- a CDS encoding CDC50/LEM3 family protein (ancestral locus Anc_6.374) has protein sequence MVVFFRRRKVSLADQDTGEPVRKSRKPPNTAFRQQRLKAWQPILSPQSVLPLLIFVACIFAPIGIGLIVSATNVQDLVIDYSRCETDASGQDFSEIPSKFVHYHFKRPVTTKPSWKLDESDPSTTFCQIRFQVPNRIRHPVYLYYKLTNFYQNHRKYVESVDIQQLKGEAIDADNLNSNCNPLRKSGGKAVYPCGLIANSMFNDTFSTVLEGSDGTEDFQLTNKDIAWAIDRHRFKKTSYNASQIVPPPNWAKKYPEGYTDENIPDISSWEELQVWMRTAALPKFYKLALKNETGELPNGTYTIRIEQNYPVSSFGGSKSIVLTTSSIIGGRNISLGVLYCIVAGISALFAIIFLVKVIIQPRTMGDHSYLNFDSNVESHVEQQSNNNNIPLREIL, from the coding sequence ATGGTAGTGTTTTTCAGAAGGAGGAAGGTTTCGCTAGCAGATCAGGATACTGGTGAGCCAGTCAGGAAATCAAGGAAACCACCAAATACGGCATTCAGGCAACAGAGACTCAAAGCTTGGCAGCCAATTCTCTCACCACAAAGTGTACTGCCATTGCTGATATTTGTTGCTTGTATATTTGCTCCTATAGGTATTGGTTTGATAGTGAGTGCCACAAACGTTCAAGACCTTGTTATCGATTACAGCAGATGTGAAACGGATGCAAGTGGCCAGGATTTCAGTGAAATACCCTCCAAGTTTGTACATTACCACTTCAAAAGACCAGTCACGACCAAACCCAGCTGgaagcttgatgaaagtgatCCGAGCACTACCTTTTGTCAAATACGATTTCAGGTACCCAATCGTATTAGGCATCCAGTTTATCTTTACTACAAATTGACGAATTTCTATCAGAATCACCGTAAGTACGTGGAATCCGTGGATATCCAGCAGCTAAAAGGTGAGGCAATTGATGCTGATAACTTGAATAGCAACTGCAATCCTCTCAGGAAATCCGGCGGGAAGGCGGTATATCCCTGTGGTCTAATAGCTAACTCGATGTTCAACGATACTTTCAGTACGGTGCTTGAAGGTAGCGATGGTACAGAGGACTTCCAGCTAACTAACAAAGACATAGCGTGGGCGATAGATCGCCATCGCTTCAAGAAAACTAGTTACAACGCTTCACAGATTGTTCCACCTCCTAATTGGGCTAAGAAATATCCTGAGGGTTATACAGATGAAAACATACCTGATATAAGCTCTTGGGAGGAATTGCAGGTATGGATGAGGACAGCTGCATTACCAAAGTTTTATAAACTGGcgctgaaaaatgaaacaGGAGAACTGCCCAATGGAACATATACCATTAGAATTGAGCAAAACTATCCTGTCTCATCGTTTGGAGGATCGAAATCGATAGTTTTGACGACAAGTAGCATTATCGGAGGAAGGAATATCTCCCTGGGTGTACTCTACTGCATTGTTGCGGGTATATCGGCACTTTTCGCTATTATTTTCCTTGTCAAGGTCATAATACAGCCAAGAACCATGGGCGACCATTCATACCTGAACTTTGACAGCAACGTCGAAAGCCATGTAGAGCAACAgagcaacaacaacaacatCCCCCTCAGGGAGATTCTCTAA
- the MSO1 gene encoding Mso1p (ancestral locus Anc_6.375), with product MSATANQSSGGLWNKFRSSTKSLSHSLSNLSVRTETDGDTVTSTVVHRALVKFYKDQEPFTGFPGWLGHKDDLPNEQKILKKQNHVSSNPISSGFHHLRKVSTDLKKQHGSGAPPFAEAEQHSSAGMSFHQVYMSQSTEIASESVQSVNLSQSSHHNAGGAADVRAQQTQVAPSPAGISSSSMMMRERLKRQNTRSSRNLGQS from the coding sequence ATGAGTGCAACGGCTAACCAGAGTTCTGGCGGTTTGTGGAATAAATTCCGCTCGTCAACGAAGTCCCTTTCCCATTCGTTGTCGAATCTATCGGTTAGAACCGAAACAGATGGTGACACCGTAACCAGTACCGTGGTTCACAGGGCGCTAGTAAAGTTCTACAAGGATCAAGAACCCTTCACTGGGTTTCCAGGATGGTTAGGCCATAAAGACGATCTGCCGAACGAGCAAAAAatcctgaagaagcagaacCACGTCAGTTCCAATCCTATCAGCAGTGGCTTCCATCACTTGCGCAAGGTATCTACAGATCTCAAGAAACAGCATGGCTCCGGTGCGCCCCCTTTTGCTGAAGCTGAGCAGCATTCGAGTGCAGGTATGTCTTTTCACCAGGTTTACATGAGTCAAAGCACCGAAATAGCATCGGAGTCTGTCCAATCCGTGAATCTCAGTCAGAGCAGTCATCATAATGCGGGAGGAGCAGCCGACGTGAGGGCTCAACAGACGCAGGTGGCTCCCTCACCCGCTGGGATcagttcttcatccatGATGATGCGTGAAAGACTGAAAAGACAAAATACGAGGAGTTCTAGAAATCTGGGTCAGAGCTAA
- the LYS9 gene encoding saccharopine dehydrogenase (NADP+, L-glutamate-forming) (ancestral locus Anc_6.376) yields the protein MVKNVLLLGSGFVAQPVVDTLSANEDINVTVACRTLLKAQELAGSSGSNAISLDVTDDAQLDAALEKHDIVISLIPYIYHPNVVKSAIRLKKDVVTSSYISDALRELEPQIKEAGITVMNEIGLDPGIDHLYAVKTIDEVHRAGGKIKSFLSYCGGLPAPEDSDNPLGYKFSWSSRGVLLALRNSAKYWKDGKIETVSSEELMASAKPYFIYPGYAFVCYPNRDSTLFKELYHIPEAETVIRGTLRYQGFPEFVKVLVDIGLLRDEESEIFSKPIPWNEALQKWLGSKSKSKADLIASIDFKTSWKSDEDRERILSGFLWLGFFSDTLIVPKGNALDTLCGRLEELMQYEEGERDMVALQHKFGIEWADGTTEIRTSTLIDYGKVGGYSSMAATVGLPVSIATKFILEGKLKGPGLVAPYSPEVNDPIMKELKDKYGIYLKEKTIG from the coding sequence ATGGTGAAGAACGTTCTTTTGCTCGGTTCCGGCTTTGTCGCGCAACCAGTCGTTGACACCCTATCTGCCAATGAAGATATAAATGTTACTGTTGCCTGCAGGACTTTGCTCAAAGCACAGGAGTTAGCTGGGAGCTCGGGTTCTAACGCGATTTCTCTGGATGTTACAGACGATGCTCAATTGGATGCAGCTTTAGAAAAGCACGATATTgtcatttctttgattccATACATCTATCATCCAAACGTTGTGAAGAGCGCCATcagattgaagaaagatgtgGTGACTTCCTCCTACATTTCTGATGCTTTAAGAGAGTTAGAGCCACAAATCAAGGAGGCTGGAATTACAGTCATGAACGAGATTGGGTTGGACCCAGGTATCGATCACTTGTATGCCGTCAAGACCATTGATGAAGTGCATAGAGCAGGAGGTAAGATCAAGTCATTCCTGTCCTACTGTGGTGGTCTTCCAGCGCCAGAGGACTCCGATAATCCTCTGGGTTACAAATTCTCTTGGTCTTCTAGAGGTGTCTTGTTGGCACTGAGAAACTCGGCCAAATACTGGAAAGATGGCAAAATTGAAACCGTTTCATCTGAAGAGTTGATGGCTTCTGCTAAACCTTACTTCATCTACCCGGGCTACGCCTTCGTTTGCTATCCAAACAGAGATTCCACCTTGTTCAAGGAATTGTACCACATTCCGGAAGCTGAGACCGTTATCAGAGGCACCCTTAGATATCAAGGATTTCCGGAATTTGTGAAGGTGCTTGTCGATATCGGTTTGTTGAGAGACGAAGAGAGCGAAATCTTTAGTAAGCCAATTCCATGGAATGAAGCTCTACAGAAATGGTTAGGAAGCAAGTCGAAGTCCAAAGCCGATTTGATTGCATCAATCGACTTCAAGACTTCGTGGAaatctgatgaagataGAGAGAGAATCTTGTCGGGTTTCTTGTGGCTaggcttcttctctgaCACTTTGATTGTTCCAAAGGGGAATGCTCTGGATACTCTTTGTGGTAGACTAGAGGAGTTGATGCAATACGAGGAGGGCGAGCGCGATATGGTTGCTCTGCAACACAAGTTCGGTATCGAATGGGCCGACGGTACTACAGAAATTAGAACATCTACATTGATTGACTACGGTAAAGTTGGTGGATACAGTTCCATGGCTGCGACTGTCGGTCTCCCCGTCTCCATTGCTACAAAGTTTATCCTGGAGGGTAAGCTCAAGGGTCCCGGTTTAGTGGCCCCATACTCCCCAGAGGTCAACGATCCTATCATGAAGGAACTGAAGGACAAGTACGGCATTTACCTAAAAGAGAAGACTATTGGTTAA
- the OCA4 gene encoding Oca4p (ancestral locus Anc_6.377), translating into MLVPPANFGIAEEGIYRCSKVETLNLSFLETLNLKTVLFVGGQEPSKFFREFFATLSIEWSLIRIADFSVAGEPTSNNANKGCTNNRDGLMSYGWPETDKHDIESTFGGTYHLTDQDDLMLIKSSCIKKTLYQLLNTEKHNLLLVDRTSIIIGILRKIQKWSLSSVINEYRLFSGKNRSYFAETFLEVLNIDVEQEKEDQSLVEPMDELHLTPDPLLESTAMDRLASNTEIVSEADLSCSPTVPSRLLRMVEEAENHRRTQSRAEEFDSPQMTKSSSSLGIFGSRYRLAFNRHDFKYYRSQNCNDTQDVLTVKIPRESALPNWLKFQRDLWEKENAPQQHNFYTEHIFT; encoded by the coding sequence ATGCTCGTACCTCCGGCGAATTTCGGTATCGCAGAAGAGGGAATCTATCGATGTTCGAAGGTGGAAACGCTGAACCTGTCCTTCCTAGAGACGCTCAATCTCAAGACTGTTCTTTTCGTTGGCGGACAAGAACCGTCCAAGTTCTTTCGAGAGTTTTTTGCCACTTTGTCCATTGAGTGGAGCTTGATACGCATAGCCGACTTCTCAGTGGCCGGCGAGCCCACCAGTAACAATGCAAATAAGGGCTGCACTAATAATCGCGATGGTTTAATGTCTTATGGATGGCCGGAGACCGACAAGCATGATATTGAGTCAACTTTTGGCGGCACATATCACCTAACGGATCAGGACGATTTGATGCTGATCAAAAGTAGCTGTATTAAGAAAACACTCTACCAGCTATTGAACACTGAGAAGCACAACTTGCTCTTGGTCGACCGGACGTCGATAATAATTGGGATTTTAAGAAAGATCCAAAAATGGAGCTTGTCATCTGTGATCAACGAGTATAGGCTGTTTTCAGGCAAGAACAGAAGCTATTTTGCAGAGACATTCCTTGAGGTATTAAACATCGATGTTGAGCAGGAGAAAGAGGATCAATCTCTTGTAGAGCCTATGGATGAATTACATTTAACACCGGATCCGCTTTTAGAGTCAACAGCAATGGACAGGTTAGCTTCGAACACGGAGATCGTCAGCGAAGCAGATCTAAGCTGCTCTCCAACAGTTCCGTCGAGACTGCTTAGAATGGTTGAAGAGGCTGAAAACCACAGGCGAACCCAGTCTCGAGCAGAGGAGTTTGACTCGCCGCAAATGAcaaaatcttcttccagtCTGGGCATCTTTGGAAGCCGCTACAGGTTGGCGTTCAACAGACATGATTTCAAGTATTACCGCAGCCAGAATTGCAATGATACGCAAGACGTATTAACTGTGAAGATCCCGCGAGAGTCCGCGCTTCCCAACTGGCTAAAGTTCCAGAGGGATCTATGGGAAAAGGAAAACGCCCCCCAACAACACAATTTCTACACGGAGCACATCTTCACGTAA